A DNA window from Hydra vulgaris chromosome 13, alternate assembly HydraT2T_AEP contains the following coding sequences:
- the LOC136090383 gene encoding 52 kDa repressor of the inhibitor of the protein kinase-like codes for MIVKLKKKIEFPSEYDIACFCSKASTLNDSQLKNLIRNDFVPDERYCFPKTNGRSFQLIWFKQFSWLSYSPSEDGAYCLSCVLFGFKYFLKSSRCKNLFSEPVKHWPDAVSAFKRHYHEKKGKNNEHHLAVPSLPYNTLTIFSAVLNTMNGSIQSIDILNNKIYEKEVALYRDKLHSIVDSIIFLGRLNIAFRGQRDDSQHHPTVGKYSLVNGVGNFVELLNYRIRGGDKVLEHHLNICAKNASYISHSSKNEIINCCGKYIQIILISDIKENQFFLITANEASDCSNQEQMSLIIRFIDSSFDVREEIMGLLHCKYDYSLDISNCRGQGYDGAGSVAGHNKGLAKRIKNHNDKAVYTHRFSHRLNLSVANSCKLQEVRNMMEQKQLSPNIVLLQQRKKLIDVCRTRWVERITGLDEFESLIVPIVYCLEGMTVLDYTIPVTQMLQDKTFDICDGLSSISALKSCMLTLSNLIDDYHIKWYDTILCLASKVDVAEVKPRVSKCQIYGNNVPSCSTSDYFKKSLTISLFDHLLFKVNNRFSDDALVAYDGLVNIPDKMMSYVSKKIEN; via the exons atgattgtaaaattaaaaaaaaaaattgaatttccaAGTGAATATGATATTGCATGCTTTTGTTCAAAGGCATCTACTTTAAATGATTcgcaattaaaaaacttgattagaAATGATTTTGTGCCTGATGAGCGTTATTGTTTTCCAAAAACAAATGGACGATCTTTCCAACTTATCTGGTTTAAGCAATTTTCATGGCTTAGTTATTCACCATCTGAAGATGGAGCATATTGTTTGAGTTGTGTTTTGTTTGGGTTTAAGTACTTTTTGAAATCTAGTAGatgtaaaaacttgttttctgAGCCTGTGAAGCACTGGCCAGATGCTGTGAGTGCTTTTAAAAGACATTATCATGAGAAAAAAGGAAAGAATAATGAACATCACTTAGCTGTACCAAGTCTTCCTTATAACACCTTGACCATATTTTCAGCAGTTTTAAATACAATGAATGGAAGTATTCAaagtattgatattttaaataataaaatatatgaaaaggaGGTTGCTTTATATCGGGACAAATTGCATTCAATTGTTGACTCAATCATTTTCTTAGGCCGTCTCAATATAGCTTTTAGAGGTCAACGTGACGATTCCCAACATCATCCTACTGTTGGCAAATATTCTTTAGTAAATGGAGTAGGAAATTTCGTTGAACTTTTAAACTACAGGATCAGAGGTGGGGATAAAGTTCTCGAGCATCATCTTAACATCTGTGCAAAGAATGCATCTTATATTTCTCATTcgtcaaaaaatgaaataataaattgttgtgGAAAATATATCcagattattttaatttccgATATAAaggaaaatcaattttttttgataactgcTAATGAAGCATCCGATTGCTCCAATCAGGAACAAATGTCTTTAATTATTAGATTTATAGATAGTTCTTTTGATGTTAGAGAAGAAATTATGGGTCTTTTGCATTGCAAATATG ATTATTCTCTTGACATTTCCAATTGTCGAGGTCAGGGGTATGATGGTGCAGGATCTGTTGCTGGTCATAATAAAGGTCTTGCAAAGAGAATTAAAAATCACAATGACAAAGCAGTTTATACACACCGTTTTAGTCATCGTCTTAATCTTAGTGTAGCAAATTCGTGCAAACTTCAAGAAGTCAGAAATATGATGGAGCAA AAGCAGCTATCACCAAACATTGTCCTTCtgcaacaaagaaaaaaattaattgatgtTTGTCGCACAAGATGGGTTGAACGCATAACTGGGTTGGATGAATTTGAAAGCTTGATTGTACCTATTGTTTATTGCCTTGAAGGAATGA CAGTTCTTGACTACACTATTCCTGTTACACAAATGTTGCAAGATAAAACTTTTGACATTTGTGATGGTTTAAGTTCTATTTCagctttaaaaagttgtatgcTTACACTTAGTAATCTAATAGATGATTATCACATAAAGTGGTATGATACAATTCTTTGTCTTGCTTCTAAAGTTGATGTTGCAGAAGTTAAACCAAGAGTATCAAAGTGTCAAATATATGGAAATAATGTTCCTTCTTGTTCAACTTCAGATTATTTCAAGAAATCGTTAACCATATCACTTTTCGATCACCTcctatttaaagttaataacaGATTTAGTGATGATGCTTTGGTTGCTTATGATGGTTTGGTTAATATTCCAGATAAAATGATGTCTTATGTTTCTAAGAAGATTGAAAATTAA